The Medicago truncatula cultivar Jemalong A17 chromosome 7, MtrunA17r5.0-ANR, whole genome shotgun sequence genome includes the window GCAAATGTGATGGTCACCAGCAATTGGTAGCAAATTGGCTATGATGCATATCAATTTCACAGAAATGAAATATGTGGCAAGGTTTGAAACATTAACCTCAGCCGATAAAATGATACTATTTTATAGGTGTGAAATAATGTGTTGATGTTGCTAATTATGTCAGAGATTCTGATGGCATCGCCATGATCACCACCAATCATACCCCCCAACAATTCAAAGTAACAAATTGTTAGTTGACAGTTAACACGGCATTCTAGCTCTGCTAAGAAACATGTACAATATGGTGTTGGCTGCTAAGAAACATATGCAATAAAGTTGGCTGCAAGTAAGTAcatggttaaaattaaaatttgaaaacaaatttcAGCCTCCAGGAATtagagaaatgaaaaataagctAACAAGTAAATTTCTGTGTAAACTTTGTGGAGAGCGGGGGGAAATATACCTTCAATATCAGTTGAAGAAAATAGACAGGACTTGAAATCCAAAGGAACCATCGAAAAATCAGCACAGATCTGACGAAGTCTTAGAATCATACTTAGTACAGTGGAATAACTAGATACTAGTCTGTCATTGCTGTTATGATGCATCATAAGCGACTTTATTTCCTCTTTAACCTCATCATACAGTTTACGTTCTTCAAATGAAAGTTCAACATAACAAGTCTCAACAATCTTAGGTGGAAGCCCCCCCAATGCAGTGTCTTTGGTTCTTCGCAATGATATCGCCGACATCAAAACCTACCCAAAAAGAGTAAATAAAACCATATAAACAAACAAGCGCTTACACAAAACATaccaaaccaaaaaacaaaataattggtcacaactcacaaacactgaaattcaaattcaatttatttatggaGCAAAAGGAAACTAATAGTTTATTTATGTAGTCCCCTACACATGCAAGTAAAGAATGACCCTTTAAGAATCATTACATTGTTATCGAATTGTACCTGCAATCGACTCATCCCAGTCTGTTTTCCTTGATTAAGAGGTCGCTGAACCAAGCTTTGCCAATAACTCTTAATAGAAAACGGCTCAAAATGCAAAAAAGCCATAAGAGAAAACAAATCATAAGAACCATTCTGAATAGGCGTCCCCGTAACAGCCCATCTCCTCTTAGCATTCAAAGCAATAACAGCCTGACTCTGTCCCGCATTAACATTCTTAATTGTATGCGCCTCATCCAAAACAATCCTCCTCCACCCCAATTTCTTCACAGGAGTATCTGAACACCGCAACTCGGCTCCCAATGTAGCATAAGTAGtcaacacaatatcatatttcCTCAACTCCTCAGCATCTTGAGTCCTCCTATCACCATAGTACATATAAACCTTCAACGTGCCGCGGTTAGTATGTTCCTCCAACTGAGTTATCCACGTCGAAATCACAGAAGGAGGACACACAATCAATGTACCATTTGTCTCACTCTCCACCCTCTCTACACTACTCCTACCTCTTTTCTTCccacttttcattttcattttatcatAACTAATCAAAGATAACAAAGTTAAAGTCTTCCCTAATCCCATCCCATCTGCGAATATCCCTCCCCGAAGAGGCTCCGGTCGCGCATTAGTTTGATAATTCGTCAACACATTGACGAAATTCCCCACTTTCTCCTCCCAAAACGGCGGTAAATCTTGGGTACTTTCGCGATGATAAAGCCATCCCAGTGCTTCTTTTTGGTGCTGCAGAAGCTCTGATTTGATAATGCTAGAAGGAGGGTTTAACGGTTCAGAAACTAGGGTTTTGGAAGCTAGGTTTTCTCGAACGAGTTTGAAAATTTGATCTAGgtttttactattattattaccGGTGGTTACAGAATCAGAGTTGAAGGTGTCGGCGCGTGTTTCTTTAACGGCGGCGGAATGAGAAAGAGTAAACGAAGGATCGCTATACGAAATGAAATGAACATTGGAACCGTTAAAAGCGTCATGAACAGCATCAAAAGAAGATTGATGAGCGAAGATATGAATCTGACAAGGGATACGGAATTTGTTATTGTTAGAGCGGGGTTGAACGATGGCTTCGACGTGGATGATGTGAGCGTCGAGGAGAGGAGCGAGAGCGGAGGCAACGGCGCGTTCGATGTAACCGACTTGGAGCGTTTGAGTGTTGAGGACTTTGATGGCGTTGGAATCGTATGGGTTTAAAGGTTCGCGGATTAAGCCGAGGATTTCGCGACCGGTGATGGTGCCGGAGTAGTGTTTAATGCCGACGATGTTGGCCATTACGAAACCGGCGAGGTAGGTTTCGGATTGGGATTGAGAGAAGGGTTCTTGTGAGTCTTCCATGGTGATTGGATTGTAAGATCTGAAAGGtgagaaatgaaatgaaacgGTGAAGGGTGATGTCTTTGTTTTGGTGATATTTGAATTGGTGGAGATGATTGTGGAGGCGGTATTTAAAAATTCTggtgtatttgaattttttaattataaaaaacaaataatgtaAGAATAAAAcactaaataaaaatttatatatttataaataaaatgtatagatatctatatatttttttttactatataatAGGTATTGCAGGTtccctgtgagcttagctcagttggtgaAGACAATGCATGATATATGCAAGATCTCTAGTTCGAATcctgaccaccacaaaaaaatagatattgcAGGTACGAATCTATTCATAGAGATATTCGTTAAATATTTAACAGATTTTAAGAATTCGAGAATACTTGAGatatcaactttttaaaaataaaaaaataaattattatgagTGACAATAAAAAAAGCAttcttagaaaaaaaaagtgaggacCCTTTAAAATACAACATGAGAAGAATAGGTTCCTCGATTGAATTTTTATACTCCAAATGTATTAGATTAATAGGAAAATGgtggaaattaatttttagttatAGGTTTGAGTTTGGGTCATGGATTTGGAGAAATTTTTAGATCCAGGACGGATTCATGAACGGAGATGAGTTCATTTTTTCATCCCCATTGGGAATCAGGTAGGTAAAACTTATCCATGTTCCATTGTCATAAATCAGCATAAGTATCTACTAACTAATGCAATAAAAACATTTGATCTTTTCTACAGAAACAAAGCTTGCCCCTTTCTTCTAAGAACCGACGGGTtaacgtcaaaaaaaaaaacttggtatGCATATCACTTCAAAATCCATCAACATGGCATATCAAATTTAGAAAAAGTTTAATTGTTGACTTATGTCTcaagatgataatttttttcgGAAACACATGCACCGGTCAAAGCCTCCTCGACTGAGAGTTCATCAAAGTAAATATGGATGCGACGACATTATCCGAAACTATAATGGGAAATTTGTTAAGGGTTTCATGTGTAAGCTTGGTCAGGAAATGCTCTTGTTGCATAATTAAAGGGATAAATCTTACTCCTGTCATTCTTGAAACAAATTCCATGTATCCATCAATATGATCTAGAATCATCGTACTTCCACATTTTACCTCACACATCTTCTCTGAGAGGTCATATGCCTCATCAACCTCACGAGATTGACTTTTTATATAAATCGTATTCACCATCCCGAGTTTGACTTTGTATATAAATCATATTCACCGTTAACCAAAACATTTGTGTTGACACTCGCATTAAGGGTAGGACCAGCCCAAAGTCCATCGAATCTTGCTTGCTACAAGAGGGCCTGGAAATTTTGAGGGGTCCAAAATATGAATCGAGTATGAGTTATAAATTGTCATTGGGATTCATCGTAGTGGTCCAGTGGCAAAACAGATACTTGCACGTGTGTCGGGTCTTGTGGTTGTCTGTTCGAATCCATGTTGTGGAtgaattttagtattttatccGTAACAACTTAAATTTTTAacgttaaaaatgaaaaatcatgCCCGAGTTAAATTTGGCTCAAGAGATTTTGTTCCCCTCTCCTTCGTTCCTCGGAATCATTATTATTCCATTTTTAAATAAGAAAGATAGAGCTTTTTTCTTACCATTGACTTTAGTTAGCActgataataatattatatttatgattAAAATGTGATAATTTAGCATGACACACGATAAATAGTGTGACGAACAACTACATGCTTCCAAATAGTTCGACACAAAGATAGAGCTTTTACAAATTATAATCAGATTTAGCATATTGTCATTAATAtctcaacaaagaaaaaacacgTTTTTAGTTTTGACAAGACCATTAGACAACATTGATACCTCATACCTATTTCTATATATATGTTAAAGTAAGCTCCATCAAGCACAATTACATCTAAAGGGGAACACACTTTATAATTATGCCTGTGCTTAATGTTAAATAATTGTCTTAAATGATACATGTTATTGATATTTGATAATTAAACAAGAAATATTACAACTTTATTAAGAACGAGGAGGTGAAACAGTTGTTGATTATCTTAGGCTGCTTCAACAACAAGAAAGTAAAGCATGgaattttatccaaaaaaaaaaaaaaaaaagagtaaagcATAGAATCATAGTAAAATATGATTATTATGACTAATACTCTAATGCTATTACACTAGCACTATTTGAGACATAACACCCCTCAATACCATTAATTAGGATACTTCAaactgaaaaaacaaaataaaaaataaaatttgttgctGTTGATTGCACTTGTTGGTCAATGAAGGCTCATGTTCCTCATCCTATAAAAGAAAGTAAAGAGTATTAATCAAACAGTAGATTTATGAAAAtcagataataaaaaaaaaagttgattagAGTTATAGTAGTTATATTTAACTTTTGCTTCATAAGCTTctgtttaattatttaacaaGCAACATGTAGGGAATATGAagctatttatttaattatgatacCTTTTCTCCTCATGAGACACTGAAATTTTCTTGTAATTTGGAAATGGAACTTTCCCTGACTCAATATGTTTAATATCCTCAACAAGAAGTTCATAGTGTTTCTTAACTTCCTCAGGAGTTTTGCCACCAACAGCATGAGCTACATTGTACCAACGATCTGGTGTGTCTTTGTCATAAACAGCTAAAGCTCTTTCAAAGGCTTTATTCTCCTTAACACTCCATGAGCCAGAAGCTGACATTGAGCTAGATGCCATTTCTTAATTAATTCAAGGTAGGAAAGGAACAATTAATAAGCTAGTTTTGGTCTGAGAATCACTTATAAAGAGTGGTAAGTGGTGATATGTTATGAGAGGTAACAATGCTTGCTCCTTTTATAGGCAGAAGAGGAAGGTATATGAAATAGGGTAGTGCCAGTTGGCATCAAAATCTTGTgctaaagaaaatgaagaagtaTAATTATTATGATTTGTTTCCTTATGAACCACGAAAAATAGCTGGCCCAAGAAATTCAGCAACTGCAACAAACAATATGGGAGAATCAGTATCTTCATTACAGTAAAAAATATAAGTCCATGAATAGACAGGTATTTTAAACCAACAAATTAACATTGCACCACATTTccgcatataattcaataagtCATTACACAATGACTTATTTTGCTTAATATTTTGCAATATTTCTAATTTCACTGTAGTCCATGTGACACCTCATATGCTATATCATCGTAAAACCTATGTCACGTCATCACTTAACATAATTATTAAACGTcaaggactaaagtgataacggaagtgcagAGTTAAGGACATCTTTATATTTAATCATGAGTGAGAGACCTTTGTGACAGCGAGATACGGAATGATGGACTAAAGTAGTCATTTGCTCTAAAAATTCTTGTCAACAAAGTAAAATATGTGAAAGAATATACTAAAGCAAGTAGTTTAGCAATTGGACACTGAAGCACTTTGTTACAGACAGTAAATGTGAATTGTGGTTCAGACTTCAGATGATAATAAAGAAGTCATACAGAACCCACTATGTGCTATGTCAGCAAATCtctatcattattttattctcTTATTTGCAGGGTATTCAGTGGGTCCAAGCTGAATCACACAGAATCAAATATATAGCAGAAACAATTGGAGATACAATACAAACTGTGCTAGTTATATGCATTAATTTAAACGTTTAAATATAGTTAAACTGGGGCAAGTGTTATATCCAACGGCATACAAGTGTAAATGTGAGATTATGTAAGTGCAAACAAGTTTGTGCAAAGTAGCAAAGGTACAAACATCAAACTTCAAAGCatgcaacaaaacaaacaagcaTAATATATGTCGTACAAAAGGATTGGATTGCATATAAAAGGCCCTGTGGTTTTTCATCATAGCATGGTGATCTTGCATATGTACTTTGTACTGAACAACATTAATTCCAAAACTCTTACCTGCTGGCTAGTTGTGCTCCttcaattattgttgttttgtttttttacccCAAGGTTAAATACGACATCActgactactttttttttttttttttttatctgttgGGGGTCTTCTGAATTTACTTGGCCAAAATAAATTGTTGCTATTATTACtattacaattacaattaaAAACATTTGTAAGAAAGAATTTGCATGTGAGGTAAAAACTGATATGTCGGGTAAAGACGGATGATGGCAACGGTGGTAGTGCGGTGCTCCGACACGGCGATGGTGCGATCTCCACGATGGAACGAAGGGTGCCTGCAGGAACGTTACCACTCCAACACTAAGTCAGTGTAGGAAATGAGGTTGAATGTGTACAAGCGTGTGGGAAAAGAATCATACCTTGAGGGTGATGCGGAATCACCCTTATACAGGAGAAGGAGACGACAACGGATTCTGTGAAATGTGGTGCCTCATCAAGGAGCCGTTGGAGGCCACAAGTACGGTGCAGGAAGGCTGGGACATGCTTGAGTCCGGTCATGTGCATGGAAACTAGCGTGTTCACCCTAGCCATAATGTCTTGGTCCGATAGTTCCGTATTCACGTGTCTTTATAGGATTGGTTTTCTAGCCGGTCAAGACCAAAAACCATAGAGTAAATAgggaataaaaaacaataatacttTATTATCCTGCTATTGTTATCATTGAATATAGTAGTAAATAGCAAACACCAACAAATGTAGCTAAAGAGAACTCTTTAAGTTGATCCATGAGGGAAATATATCTTAGTAATTCGCAGTTTGgtcaaaaagaaatataagTTTTCTTAAATATTGTTGCCGTCAATAATAGAAATTGGTGCTTTGAATTGATTCAATCgtaactaaaatttattaatcatttaaactcaaacacttaattaaataatatgtacTATATTTAATGTAATATAAAACCGAATGAGTACTATTTTGACACATTAAGTAAAACCACGTGCTTAAATATATCAAACACCCTATTTTGTGTATATTTGGATCGACAATGAATTTGTCAAAATCAATGCGATATAACATGATTTTATTGATGTTTTAAGGTGTAGCTTTTATCAAATTTGAAGTAGTTCTAACAATCCCACAGCCAACAAAAATGCACCTTGTTTGTTTGCTGTTAACCAACTTACTTCATGGTAGTGCCATGAGAATCAAAACTATAGGCATGGACCACTTGCCACTAATGAGTAGTTATGGTATACAGATAATTCTCTTTAGCTGCCAGGTTTTGTTAAGCTTCATGAAAGCAGAAAACATGTGTGGAGATTTACCCTTTCATGATAAATACATGGGTTGAGTCTAGCTGGTTTTTTCATTATAAGTTTTATGTTTCACATTTTCTTTGTCTAATATTATTTGTCACTTTTTGATACTAAGTTAGTTAGTAATATTTATCTTGAATACACGGTTTGTTAAGATATAAGGATGATGGAGTTAATTTCAGATTTTTGCAACTTCTCATCATGGTTATGGGCTACTGCAGTTACTTAGTATATTTCTACGTTACCTCTCGATGAATTCGGaataatttagttttattaaaattatgttCCCGTGAGTTgtgctcagttggtagggacaaatgcattttatatgcaggggccggggttcgaactccggacaccccacttctccatatttaaaaaatgtgtgagttctagccactagactacttgaccaaaaaaaaaaaatatatattttctttatttttttctttttacaattcattatcattttcatattaagaacatcaaacttctttatcttcttcatttAACATGTGATCTAGATCTCTTTCATTCCCAAATCGAATTGTATTTGTCATGAGGGGTAAATTACCCCAGTTCATCAAGGAAGAATATAGGCTCACCGATATGGTTTTTTCTTACTATTAGTTATCATTTTGATCTCAAgaacatcaaatttcttcatctccttcatTCAACATGTGATCTCCATTTGCTTCGTTATAAAATTGAATCTTATTTGTTATTGATAGTAAATTACCCCTAATTCATTAAAGGGTAACATAGACCTCACCGTTTTATCTTGAGCAATAAGTTACCATTtaccattattattattttttttttggtggttggGATTTGAACCCTAGATCTTACATAAACCTCGGACCTtgaatatattatacattgtccataccaattgagctaagttcacgatgactaattttaaaattcatttcttcaaaaaaaaaaaagaaaacactaattttaaaattcataGAACGATGAATAATTGAATACCTATGCTAATTTATAAAAGGGATATATAGCTTTTAGGCTGACTTTTTCACTGTACCTAAATTACCCTTCGTTAATTGCAAATTTTATacaagttatttaatttaagtttttgacttaaaatatgaaaattcttcaaaaaaaaactaaaaatatgaattaatttaCAACAATATATAGAAGGAACGCATattttggactgaatttttcaCTGTACCGAAATTACCCTTCGTTAATTGCAAATTTTATGTTAAaggtaaatattatttaatttaaatctttaattaaaaatatgatttaaatcccattataatataaacaatctctctaaaatagaaacaatataatttaaatttgtatatgTTTTCCTATATtccaactttttttataaatatgtgCAATAAATATACGATTAAGCAAAATAATGCATCTGTCTTAACGCTAGCGATTATAATGAATGTATCATGTATGATTACTTTATAGAGTGATCATTATAAGGTAGAGCAATGATAACTGGACGCACTTTTTTGAACACAATACAGACGCCAGGGATAATTTGGACTTTTCAACCTTAAAGAaggggtatttttgtaaatGCAACACAtcattcttcttcctctcttcttcctctctgaTACGACGTATGCTTCTCCCTCTGTTCTACCACAATCCTCCACCCCACCGCCGTCCTCCTCCACCTTCGTTCTCACTACCAACATCGTCCTCACCACCGACCACCAACAACACCCTCTACTTCATCTTCTCTTTGTGCACCTTCTCCCTTTCTCCCTCCTTCCGCCATCCTCTCACCACCACTGTCATCCTCACCTTCGTCGTAACAACCACCATCGTCGTCAACGACGACTACCACCATCGTCCTCACCGTCATCAACCCGGTTAGATCTTACGCCGTGTCGACGACATCTTCTCCTTCACGCCGTCGGAGATCCGATTACATCGTCTGAGATCCGTTCAATTTTTCCATATCTCTTGCGACCTCCAAAGAATTGACAGAGAAAAGGGGGAGAGAGATATGCAGCACTGATCAGTTGCAGAAGAGGGGTGAGGAAGAAGGAAaagaatggaaaaaaaaaagaagggaaaataCGTATAATCATACGGTGCTGTCGATTTTGTGTCACAGAAAGTGTGTTTACTTATCATTTCTGTATAAGGTATAACAAATgcaatcaacaaaaaaacattgtcTTAGTGCGACATTGTTTTGTTCAATGTATCATGTATGATTACTTTATACAGTGATCATTATAAGGTATAACAAATGCAATCAACAAAAAACCTTGTCTTAGTGCGTCGTtgttttgttcgtcgtctttgtacaatcttgtttgtctttcttgtttcgtAGGTATTTGTTTCATTCAGTTTGTCAGATCAGCTTTGATCCAGTGCAGATCAAATTAATGACTTTGGAGTCCTCAACGTTGCAAATCCGGAGACGTATATTCTGCAGgcttaaatatagtcatatgtgtaggctttagtactttgttgttttatgctattaacatggatattgtgagtttgttcacagattcatccttaatatttttagcgaattttcattgcatcgatgtactctatcaatttgaatgaatgaatatcatttatttttgtaaaaaaaaaaaaaatgcaatcaaTTAGAGACCAATGACAACTAGCTTGTAACTATCTTAAACAATATTCAAACTAAGACTAACAAATTCCGAACTATTTTTAACTAAAgttgtatataaaaaataaccCAAATCGATAAAAACTCATATTGAACCCTTTTTTTTGACTCCTTCTTGAGTGAGTTTGATTTTAGTCTGAGTctcattttatgttattttattgctGGACTGTGTTTAGGCCAAATTTcaacatttcataaaaaatcaaaaaattatttatttttgaagaaagttGGTAAGAAATTTACTCTTACCCCATAAATGTGTGGGTTCAACTTCAGTTATCAATGTGAGAGTTTCTCTGATTGATAATATGTAAGTACATCTgtaaatatatttgaattttaaaatctgCTCTGATCTTTATGAACTATAAAACCGAACTCATCTAAAGAGTTTCCCAGAGAGAGTCTTGTAAGTCAAATGAatatgttatttcaaaaaatgacataataattaattgttaaaATATAGGAAATCAATGAGTTAAACCAAGGATTATTATCTCAATCTTTATGTTCCTCTCTCAACCCATCTGATAAGTTTATGAAAAGTTTCTTCTAGTCAAAGGTTAAATgtcgagtaaatagtcaattacccccttgaaattgtagCTTTCGTCAAAAATTctcctgaattttgcaaaacttcaaaaaaaccCCTGAAATTGTCAAACGTCAGTCAAATACCCCCAtccgttaatttcctccatccaacatgctgaCATGGATGTTAACTGCCACATGATCAAAAAAGTCATGCCACGTcacagggggtaattgactatatttataacttttttgtaaaatcttttttttttttttttaaatatgactttttttcttttcaaaattgtcATTTGCGCCACCCACTCACCTTGCAAATACCCCCTAAAATTTAACATTTACGTGCATATACctccctcaaatttaaaatttatgtatcaAATACCTCCTCAAATTTACTCCATCTGTTTTTAAGTGTAATGTATTGATGTTTCATATTGAGGAATCATTATAttaacagttttttttcttttggtaaaaattatattaacatAGTTACGTGATGAGGAAAATATTTTACTCGATCTGTTTTTAAGTGTAACTGTATTGATGTTTCATATTGAGGAATCATTATATTaaccttttacaataaaaactACACCGATCTTTCATATTTGTTAGTTTAATTGCTCATATGGATAATCTCATATTTATAAaggtttattttatattgtgaGAGTAAATCAAGTATAATGCTATTGGGACTGTATTTCGCAGCTTATGCCATGCCAATGTGAAATTCTGATTTGTTGCTGATATCATACATGCATACATAATTTATTCTAAGTTTTATTATACCTTCATAATCAAAATTAGTTATGACATTGTACTTTATGAAGCAAGCATAATGATAAACATAGATCCATGCCTAGGCAAACCATGCTTCAATAAAGGTTGTGCCAATCTAAGCATTTAGATATACGTGTATGAACCCTTATGAGAAGCTAAAGATATTAATACATTGTCTCCAAgaatgtttatcttttttatcgTTGCAAActatgttttttaaattttcataagtTGTTCAAGACAAGAATTTATTCAATTCAGTTGCTATCTTTTTCATATGCGTTTATTCATCACAATTTGCGACTTCTAATGTATATGCATTAAGAAATACCTTAAGTTTTATACTTGCAATCTCCACGTGTTCATAAACACAacctaaattcaaaattaagtcatattttttttttaaaaaaattcaaattttaaaaaaaaaatatagtcaattacctCCTGTAACGTGACATGACTTTTTTGATCATATAGCAGTGCCACGTGGCAATTAACAGCCATGTCAGCATGTTGAatggaggaaattaacggagggGGGTATTTGACTGACGTTTGACAATTTCAAGGGagttttgaagttttgcaaaaTTCAGAAGAGTTTTTTATAAAAGCTACAATTTCAAAGAGATGATTGACTATTTATTCGTTAAATGTCACTATAGATTTGGAATTTGGTATTTGGAATGCTTGCAATAGGGTCATATTTGAGAGGTTGGTCTGATGATACCATGGCTAGTTATAGGTATCAACTTGGCTTAGATTGCCCCCTCCCTATGGAATTACAAATTTTCCCCAATGTCTTGCACGTAGCCTTAGGCTTCAACTGAGTATATTCTCAAGACCAATCCTCAATATTTTTCAATTGCCTACTATAATACTACCTCTGTCACTGGTTATAAAACccatttgagaaatttttttgtccctttttataagatctctttgctattttcaactacattaattatttctgtACATacatatccttatttattatacatcaattttcttcaattagcaataaatagcatatggaaaacataaactaactctctctcttaaggataaaattgtaaaaataatagtgattacaaacaactttaatacaaatatttattttcttaattcccgtgattttagcaaaaaagtcctataattaaggacggaggtagtaataatttatttagaaaatttGTACGTGTATTAATTAAAGTTCATAGTTCTTTGAAGATATATATACGATGCTTAATGATaagaatgtttttctttttttggcaaAATGCTTAATGATAAGAATTGTTACACCTTGAAAAGGACAAGGTATTTATTATGTCCAACTTCTTTACATACAAGTTTGGAAAATTTGACATTTCATACAATACAACTATATGTAAATTGACATATGTCTCATTTCATAGAAGAATTGATTTGAGTTACACGTTTGTATACTTTCTAGTAAGACATTTTTGTTAATCAAACCTTATCTATGCAGTTTTAGGAATTCCATAGAAagtaaaaatttgtaatttatagAAGTAGTTTATACTTATAGGCCAATTCTAGCAAAGTTTAAAATAGTATTGGTGAATCTAGTCTCACTATCGAGCTGTATCAATCATGGTTACACTCTCTTGACTCCGAGCCACAAGGTATATATTGCAATGGCCTTTAGGCATGATGATTGGTTTTAAATTATTCAATTCAAAGAATCGTTGAGAAAAAGAGATGGTTGAAGATCTGCCTCATCACCTAATATGTAGAATCCTTATCGCCCATTCTATCTTTGGTACATAATATATGGAATCTTCCATCATTATTGGATAATTCCTTCAATAGGTCCCCAAATGTCTTAGGGGTCT containing:
- the LOC11408938 gene encoding putative SWI/SNF-related matrix-associated actin-dependent regulator of chromatin subfamily A member 3-like 1 yields the protein MEDSQEPFSQSQSETYLAGFVMANIVGIKHYSGTITGREILGLIREPLNPYDSNAIKVLNTQTLQVGYIERAVASALAPLLDAHIIHVEAIVQPRSNNNKFRIPCQIHIFAHQSSFDAVHDAFNGSNVHFISYSDPSFTLSHSAAVKETRADTFNSDSVTTGNNNSKNLDQIFKLVRENLASKTLVSEPLNPPSSIIKSELLQHQKEALGWLYHRESTQDLPPFWEEKVGNFVNVLTNYQTNARPEPLRGGIFADGMGLGKTLTLLSLISYDKMKMKSGKKRGRSSVERVESETNGTLIVCPPSVISTWITQLEEHTNRGTLKVYMYYGDRRTQDAEELRKYDIVLTTYATLGAELRCSDTPVKKLGWRRIVLDEAHTIKNVNAGQSQAVIALNAKRRWAVTGTPIQNGSYDLFSLMAFLHFEPFSIKSYWQSLVQRPLNQGKQTGMSRLQVLMSAISLRRTKDTALGGLPPKIVETCYVELSFEERKLYDEVKEEIKSLMMHHNSNDRLVSSYSTVLSMILRLRQICADFSMVPLDFKSCLFSSTDIEDVSKNPELLQTLIRMLQDGEDFDCPICLSPPTDIVITCCAHIFCRECILKTLQRSNSSCPLCRRSLSETELFSAPPESFKTDDTDVTTELCTAEVRSSTKVSTLIKLLTESRDQNPATKSVVFSQFRKMLLLLEEPLKAAGFKTLRLDGTMNAKQRAQVIEQFQLSEVDEPMILLASLRASSTGINLTAASRVYLMEPWWNPAVEEQAMDRVHRIGQKEEVKIVRLIAKNSIEEKILMLQEKKKKTITSRGSGRRSRDIAGMGIEDLHFVLGE
- the LOC11411496 gene encoding protein RADIALIS-like 3, whose translation is MASSSMSASGSWSVKENKAFERALAVYDKDTPDRWYNVAHAVGGKTPEEVKKHYELLVEDIKHIESGKVPFPNYKKISVSHEEKRMRNMSLH